From a region of the Plasmodium cynomolgi strain B DNA, scaffold: 0716, whole genome shotgun sequence genome:
- a CDS encoding hypothetical protein (putative), with product IPSGKDFLYLPTELFYLYINLEHNDLSIYSNRCDSIKLESINLKEHVDEVKRICKKVLRHLEKNDRIWYISVHKNEVCTLFNYWVYSQLANILGSDESSIILAFGELQRSLHNKCEPDFNIPQPADWKKRKNCMNIMLIMKIFYLRLSTMMINADIKIKLMK from the exons atACCTTCAGGAAAAGATTTCCTTTATTTACCCacagaattattttatttatatataaaccTTGAACATAACGATTTATCTATATATAGTAATCGTTGTGATTCAATAAAATTAGAgtcaataaatttaaaggaaCATGTAGATGAAGTGAAAagaatttgtaaaaaggtcCTAAGacatttagaaaaaaatgatcgaATATGGTATATTTCAGTACATAAAAACGAAGTGTGCACGCTTTTTAATTATTGGGTATACAGTCAATTGGCTAATATTCTTGGTTCAGATGAATCTTCTATTATTCTTGCTTTTGGAGAACTCCAACG TTCTCTCCATAATAAGTGTGAGCCTGATTTTAATATACCTCAACCGGCTGActggaagaaaagaaagaattgTATGAATATTATGTTGATTATGAAAATCTTTTATTTACGGCTAAGCACAATGATGATAAATGCagatattaaaataaaattaatgaaatga